The genomic interval ctaacataaaatcaagtcaaattcaatcaatttacattacttgaaaaagttaaacctcaaGTCCttggcaacgacgccaaaaacttgttagcactctggcaagtgtaccaaatcgtattaagtaatataattggtaaacccaatatcgttctccccaaaggactcaaaggccttATCTTTCGTGTAAactaaaatcgtaagacttgtaaagaaaattaatttgtagtttggatgcaaaaacaaaaagtaaacatgcaaatgcaattgattcagttgacgagaaaaagactatggatgaatggagttgttggggtttacaattttatcttatccaCTNtctcttatctactcctcttatttgattcgctttgttatctaattgtcatgcaaactttcttagtctacccttaacccgatccctcggcgaaaaaagcctattactaattactggcttgatATCCCTAAcctccctagtaattaataatgcatgataaacggaagcaaaaacaattaatcgtcctaccccccctatccctaggtggtattgcttaatcaaggaatttccaaccagttcatgacagtaccgtacgttcccgtatcaataaagacaaacaacaattatcgaatgagttaNacgataaaagcattaagcgcagatgagaaacccaacaattgataatcaaagcatacgacaagcatataaataaataagagtttcaataaaagagagtttcaaaagattacattgttccccaacaacaaaagggtttagttcaccactgtcatggtgaaactagatgaaaaatgatggaagaatggaaaagcaaaccctagattagATAACCACTCGACGTCATATTTTgacgctcggcggtttcccatcAGTCACaccaccacccggcggtttccctcgagTCGCGCCATCGCCCAGCGGTCATTTTCACCACCGGGcgctggtcaacttttcagcattctggttgacttttctgaactgcaaccgtttgatcttcaacctttctttcaattcatctccaattctcatcaaatccctGCAAAACAAggataatatctctaaaaataacttttgactctcttattctctaacttaaacaaaatgcatgatttcaaggtAATTctataaaggatgtgttttaatatcaaaattaagtatgaaagtaactgtttttcaacctttatcagtGATGAGAGTTTGTGTTTCAAAGATAGTAATAGAGGTGTTACTTTGAGTTAGTGTTTTCATAGCAAGCCTTGGTGAAACTCTTTTGGCATGTTTCTTTGTATTCAATGGATTGAAATATGACGTACACCTTAATTTTGAAGGTGATAATGATAAGTGGACGAATAAGGAATTTACGTTATGGTTGAGAAAAGTTTTATCTAAGCTTCACAATAGGCATCAAATGTTCTTAATAGAATTAGAATGATAGTTTCTAAGGTGGAGTGTGAGGTTCTCCAGAGTCGAGTTATTATTTCTTAGTAAGAAAGCTTCgagttttgaagaaaaaagaaaattctacaaaaaaaaaaaagactcttTTAACACTAAatctttaaaagtttaaaaaatttgtataaaatgtgagtaatattaaatgaaaaaatggtaaaaaaatttaatatgaaagttcattatttactttttatgataaaatactGTATTGATAGGCtttctaagttataaataaataaataattatattaaataagtcataaataaatagatatattaaataGATTTAGTTACTTAAAAGATAACTTAAatccttaaaatattatatgatcaattattatattatattatcttattagataattaattattatattagaatatcctaaaagtataataaaatttaataataaattattataattgctATTTAATGGAAGATTATTTCCTAAACTCACCAAAACactcacaaaaagaaaataaaagttcatATGTGGAAACATGGAGGGGTAGAGATCCTATAAAGAAATCTTAATGATAAGCTTAGAAAAAATCACTCTCATTTTAAAGTGAACTTTAAAGacacataaataatacaaatcaTATTAGTTTTGTACAAACTTTTGGAAAAGGACAAATTGTAATTTCTCGAATTTAAGTTCAAtgactatataaataataaccctaataataataataataattattattattattgttattagtaTTAATAGTGGTATATTTAAATGGCACCCATATTACAGTACTATTTAACGTGTCATATAAAtaaagatacattttttttatcagacaTATAAAGATACATTAAACAAAAAGTGTGCACTTGGCATAAAAAACTTTAGGTTATACCATATAAACAACTgtcttttaacaaaattaaaatttgtccaATTGTtgcaaattataaatttcataaagttttttttagggTAAAATAGGTGGctacaaatataatattgattagaggaaaaacaataatttattatcagaAAAGATGTCTTCTTTTATGTATTTGTTGGTTTATGAactatctttattttatctaaataataaagaaagaaagaaaataagtaaCACTTTGGCACAACAAATTAGTGCATTTCTATTCTAAGTTGAACCACTATAcctaaacatatataattacaatataagTTCCATCAAGTTAAGCAGTCTGTGGTTTAACTAGCTATTCATCAATGTGTTAGTCCGTTACCTACTGCCAAAGTGCAattaacataagaaaaaaatataaaatactaaaaaagagGAGGCCAGAAGGTGACAGAGTTGTTACTTACCCAATGTTAGTTTAATCTTGGCTTTCAAACCAAACATGATGTGCACCCATCAATGTCTTccaacctctctctctctctatctttatatatatatatatcctaaaCTTGAAAGCCATAGCTCAACAATACTTTATTTTGTGAACTAAGCAATTGACATGTTCAAAGAACCTTCGGTTTCCTTAGCCTATGCCATTTTGGATGAAGTTTTAATCCCTTTTTGATTTGGAatatgggttttttttttccttatcttttttcccattttgatgaaattttacttccttttaatttgttatatgtgCTTCTATTATCTttcaagcattttttttttcaaatgagtAAATTTGTTTACTTGTTATCCTAAAATTCAgctacttgttttttttttttatatatataagcacTTGTTTTCTTTAATCTAACAAATTCAAATCTCCTTATCGTCAATATtcataaattgattatattaaattagaataatcggatagtttataaattgaaattgcaaaaGGGTGAtcatataactaaaaatataaaataaatttatgaagtaaaaattctttaaagttaattatttgtcattttaatgtataatgttgatattttatatatctctTTAAGTTTCGGTCCGATATGATTGTTGATTTAtactttaccttttttttaaattcataaactaATTCTAGTTTGAGagaataaaagtttttaacTCACTTTAAAGCTTAAACTTTATTCATCGAATAAAAActaatcaacaaaaatattaaatctcacaaaaattaaaaaataaaataaaaatgtatcttcaatttataattttacatcctctaaattaattcaaatcttATTAAAAGATGTCGAAGTAAAGATAAGACAACTTAAATTGAAGGTAGAAATACATCGAAGCTTAAGAAGGGACATTAGGATTGATGATCAATGTGGATAACTAGGCTAGGAGTCGAAATGGGATGGCTCGAGTCAAAGTTTGAAATAGGTTAGCTTGGATAGAAAATTAAGACTTGTAGACCCACAATGAAAGTTGAGATAGGTTAGTTTAGTTGAAAGTTGAGATCGACTCATTTGAACTGAAGGTAAAGATGAGTCCATTGGGGCTAAAGGTCAATATTAGTCATTTGGGACCAAAGTTCTAAACGGGTCGATTTGGGCTAAAAGTTGAGAAAAACTAACTTGAGTTGAAGGTCAAGATTTTCCTTTCTAGACCATAGGTGGAAATGGGTCAAATGAGTTGAAGTTAAAGATAGGACAACCTAAGCTAAAGTTTGAGATGAGAGGACGAAGGTCGTAGGTCAAGATGGATTGACTCGGGTCAACAGTCAAGATTGACTAGTATGAGTCGAAGGTTTAGACGATTTGTCCTGATGCGAAGCTCAAGACAGACATTTGGGATGAATGTTTAAGCAAGCGAAAGATCTAGATGCCAAGTCTGGccttagagctgtcaaaatgggttagaaCTGTGGCCCAACCTGGCCCCCACGGgtttgagtcgggttgggtttgaaaaaaatgaaatttttttatatgagcCAATTTTCAACTTGGCTCACTTAGAACCCGACTCACCCGGATTGAACCTGTTGTACGtaggaataaagaaaaagatatttcaagagagcaaaatattataaacttatcaATTCAAGGCTCTAATCTTATAAATGGACAAgtaacaaaaaattatcaatattataaacttatttattcactttttttgtttgtttttggattatattgagttgcatgttaatttttttttaattgtctttgaagtttaacatcattttagagttaaattatttaaatttgaattacaaaaaaaattttaatttttttttagattaaaaaagaacttgtaattaagtgaactaGTGAGTCAACTCGTTTAACCTATCAACCCGTGGTAGGCTGGGTCGAGTTGGCCGGGTGGCCCGTTTTGACAGCACTACCTGGGGCGATGGTAGGGATGGGCCGAACTAAATTAAAGGTTAGAACGAACCGCTTAGGATCGAAATTCGAAGTGAGTTGACTAGGTCAACAGTCGAGATGGGTGGCCTAAgtcaaaatttaagaaaaactcGCCAAGGCTGATGAAAGAGACAAGCTAGACTCTACCTAAGTATTAAAATTGGTAAGCGTGGACTAAAGGTCGAGACATGTTGTCCAAAATTGAATGTTTAAATGGGCTGATAGGGGCAAAGGTAGAGACGAGTTGACCCAAGTCGAAGGTTAAGATGGTTTGTTCGAGACAAAATGTTTGAAGGATTAACAACCTAACATTCAAGTTGGAGCGACCCAAGTTAAAAATGGAGATGTTCCAATCAGGGCTAAAGTTAGAGATAGGGTAACCTCGGAAAAATGATGCGACAAACTAACTATGTTGACAATTGACATGGGAGAACCCAAGCTGAAGTTCGAGAGGGGCTAACCCAAGTCAGTTCGAAATTCGAGACATGGTGTATATGATCGTAGGTCAATATGGACTATTTGAGGTCAAAGGTCAAAAATGGTTTGCAATGACGAAGTTCAAGATGAGCTTTCAAGTTCAAAGGTCAAGATGGGTCGCCTACGTTTGGAGGTTATGACAGGTTCACCTAAGTCGAAGGTCAAGACGAGCCAATCCTAGACGAAGGTCAAGACGAGTCGATTGGTCGAAGGTCAAGACAAGTCATCCCTGATCAAAGGTCGAGATGAGTCAGTTTGGACATGTGTTGAGGCAGGTAAGCTTAGGTCAAAGGTTAAAATGAGTCAAGTCATGCCAAAGTTCAAGCTAAATTGATACTGATTGAAGGTTGAATAAAACTATCgaaatgaaaaatcaatttgaGTTAACTTAGAtcgaaagaaaaattaaacgaCCCAATTAATTGAATCGGCTCATAccgaaagaaagaaagaaaaagatgagtCAACCAAAATTATCTCAATCTTAAACTTAatccataaatttatattatgagagttttaaaactattttaaccTTCTTATGTACACCTTTTAACTCatgagttttttgtttttttagcttAATCCGTATGCGTCATTGCCTATCTAGTTATATTTAGACAAATATTGGTGTAATTATGAAACTCAATCATTGCTATTACTATTAATAATCTAGAGATTGAGATTGTGtcattttagttaatttgtcaCATTATCAACGgtttcttttcattcatttttcagATATAAGAGTTCGCAATgtacaaacatatttaagaaGAGCCTATGGCACATTAATCAAGAGCCAAACGACTCTCTATCTTAAACAAGATAATTCATTATTTCTtgtcaaaaaagaaagaaaacataatatttcaacaagaaagaaaaattagaaaacacaAACAATGAAAACAGTACCATGTTTTACATATGCAAAATGCTATATACTTTGCTCTTGCCTTCAATAGATATTTTTTACTCCTTAGTtaaattttatgtgatgtttAAGGAATCAAagaattcaattaatattataattctataaataaattatataattttttaatatatttttcatctatCTAATTAACAACTTATTAATTCTTATTACACAATACGTCCACCATAGATAGATCTGAGAGAAATAATGCATAATTGatttcataaaacaaatattaattcaGAATACTTTAAAGTTGTATGAAGTGAAATATTCTGTCTTTAATGACTAGATACTCTTAATATCATACAAGATTATCAATTAAGGGATGCTGGTAAAAAGGGTGTTTAAGGCTCAAAATGGTGAATCGGGTTTTGTAACTAAACAGCATTATCGTACTTTAATCAGCTAAGTTTCTAGATGAAACTTACATAGTGGGGAACAGCTATAAGTTTGGAAGTCAAAACACAACCAATACAAAACTGTGATAACCAATTTATCATAACAAGTATAAGCCTAAAGGAGGTTGATTAATAACTTGCATCCCAAAATACAGCTATTCCCATCATACACTACTTTATGTGACGAGCAAGATATCATGAGATAAGCAAGTTTAACTTGGTGTTTTCAGTCTTAATTTCCAAGAATGGCTCCATCACTCACCTAACCAAGTTAAAACGACGTGGTAGCAATGCGCATTTCGGTCTATATAAGCGTGGGTTGGCGAGTCGTTTGTGAATGCAACACACAAGGACACATAACAAGTACGACAAACTAAGACACCGAAAGTGTAGAGAGAGAATTCAGAGTGAGAAAAATGGATTCTCGTTTGGCTCGAATCATGCTTCTCATGGCTTGCATTCTTCCAGCTTTGGTCGAGTGCAGAGTCAGGCACTACAAATTTCATGTAAGTGaaccattttaattttctgCCTGTGATGTGCATTGTGTTGTGTCAAGCATTTTGataatgtttctttttatatagCTTATGACTAAtatcatatttgtaaatttatatcCAATACATATACAACTATGTTGAAGTACTCTTAGTTCAGAAGCACCTAAGAATCTCTTTTTATAGTAGaagcttaaaaaaataatatatatgcataAATGCATGCAATTTATGCTATATTCAATTATCTTCCTCTCCCATCAAGAAATTTTCCATCAACTTCTTGATAAAGATGGGGGTACCATTGTCGCAGAGGTTAATATcagttttcatttattaaacttAGAATAATGTTCTGACAACTGCGAAACCAGCTTAGGATTATATTTCCCTTTCATGATAAATAGATCTGTGCAAATGTTTGAACCTACATTCACGCAAATTATTCAAGCCGAGTTTAAGGGGTTTTATCATATGTTACCTGACCATAGTATGTGTCCTTGTTGCAAAATTAAgctatatatatgtataaccTAAGATGAATGGCAAgcttaataatattatttataggaACATGGCTCTCATGTTTTTCTTGGTATGAGACATGGTGTGCAGTGAAGGCATTTTGTAATCATAGTTATTAGTTTTGAAGCTTTAACCTCACCTAAACTGCTTAGTAGATGCCAACAACTATGTCACACCATGGAACACAAATGAGTAGATTTTAGAATTGTGGTGACATGGAAGGTGGAGCTCCAAATCAGCACCTAGAGATAGTTAATCGGTCAATTTTTTCCAACCACTTCGATGCAGTATTGTAGTTTCTTTGAGAGAATTAGCTAATGTTGGTAATAATGGGTGCAGGTGGTGGCCAAACAAACCTCTAGATTGTGTTCAAGTAAATCTATTGTCACCATTAATGGGAAATTCCCAGGACCCACTCTTTACGCCCGAGAAGATGACACAGTGCTGGTCAAAGTCATCAACCAAGTCAACCACAATGTTACCATCCATTGGTGAGACgtcatatatttcattttattatttgctTCAAGTTACAATAAGTATagcataaaaaataagtaaacaatTTCTATCTATAATCAACACAATGTTCATATTCAATTCTGATTGAAGTGATTGTGCCATCTTGGCAGGCATGGTGTGAGGCAACTGAGAACTGGTTGGGCAGATGGACCAGCATATGTTACACAATGCCCAATTCAACCAGGGAAAACCTATGTGTACAATTTCACCCTTTCAGGACAAAGAGGAACACTTCTTTATCATGCACATGTTAACTGGCTAAGGTCAACTCTCCATGGTGCCTTGGTTATCTTGCCAAAGAGAGGTGTGCCTTATCCTTTCCCAAAGCCAGATGATGAACTGGTTGTGGTGTTAGGTGAGATAAAACGTACCCTTCAAATTCTCCTATTCACTAAGTTAATTGATCTTAAAGTCTACACATACTTAATTGCCATTACCTGGGATTCCTAATAAAATTCACTGTCGTGATAAATTGTAGGAGAATGGTGGAAATCTGATACTGAAGCTATTATCAATGAAGCACTCAAATCAGGATTGGCACCAAATGTCTCAGATGCTCATACCATTAATGGCCTTCCAGGGACAGTTACAAATTGTTCTTCACAGGGTATTTTGTTCTGTTCAATTCTTCTTCGGTGATAACATATATTTTCCCTGTCAATCAATCAAGATATTATTAATACATGTAACTCTTAAGGTAATTGttgtaaaagttaattaacTTACCATAAAgagtaattaattaatgattagagtaatcattattttcattatgttCAAACTAAGCTTtacttgttttcatttttgggGAATATGTGCAGATGTTTACAACCTGCCCGTGGAGGGTGGAAAGACCTACCTGCTGAGAATTGTCAATGCTGCACTCAATGAGGagctttttttcaaaattgcagGCCACAAGCTTACAGTGGTAGAAGTTGATGCCACATACGTAAAGCCTTTCAAGATTGAAACAATTGTGATAGCCCCTGGTCAAACCACCAATGTCCTTCTAAGTGCTGACAAAAAATCTGGCAAGTACTTGGTGGCAGCATCTCCTTTCATGGATGCTCCTGTTGCCGTTGACAACTTGACTGCCACAGCAACATTGCACTACACAGGCACGCTTGCCACCACCCCCACATTTCTCACCACCCCACCTCCCAAAAATGCTACCCATGTTGCTAACAACTTTATCAGCTCTCTTAGAGGCCTTAACTCCAAAAAGTACCCTGTCAATGTCCCACAAACAGTTGATCATTCACTTTTCTTCACTGTTGGGTTGGGCATTAACCCATGCCCATCTTGTAAAGCTGCAAATGGGAGCAGGGTTGTCGCTTCTATCAACAATGTCACGTTCCTCATGCCAACCATTGCCTTACTACAGGCACATTATTTCAACATCAAAGGGGTCTTCACCACTGATTTCCCTGCCAATCCACCCCATGTTTTCAACTACTCAGGGCCTGGACCAGCCAATTTGAACACCGTAACTGCCACAAAGGTTTACAAGCTACCATTCAATGCCACAGTTCAAGTTGTTCTACAAGATACTGGAATCATTGCACCTGAAAACCACCCAGTCCATCTTCATGGGttcaatttctttattgttGGAAGAGGAGTAGGCAACTACAATCCCAGTACTGACCCAACGAACTTTAACCTTGTTGATCCTGTTGAAAGAAACACTGTTGGAGTACCAGCCGGAGGATGGACTGCAATTAGATTCAGGGCAGATAATCCAGGTAAAATTTCACAATCTCATACAACGAATGAATCTGCTTAATTAGTACACTCTAAAAATGAGCTGGAAAACATAGGGCAAAATATTTTGAAGccaacaaaataacaaaatatatatgaacaGATGCAGTGTAAAGCCTTTGAAAGGTCTATTGGATTATTACTCATGAATCTCGTCATAGTAATCCTTTTAATTCCTTGTGTTTGATAGGAGTTTGGTTCATGCACTGCCACTTGGAAGTGCACACAACATGGGGACTAAAGATGGCCTTTTTGGTGGAGAATGGCAATGGTTCTGAGCAATCAGTGATACCCCCACCAAAAGATCTTCCCAAATGCTAAATGTGTTCAGTCATCAGTTAATTATGCAATCTACAAACCCTTCCATTgctgcaacaaaaaaaaaaaaatagctttgGAGGGATACAGAGAAGTCAGGCAAACGAAGAAGAGTAATAAGAAAAGATTATTTAATAAGCGAATGCCagaatgtttttttctttgagtAAATAGGAGAATTTGTTCAAGCACGTTCAATAAAATGGAGCGCGCAATTTGGTTTTCCTCTtgcaaattcaaattttcaagaCACACTATGTATGTACTGGAATCAACAAGTGTACGCTCTTGTTTGTTTCATGAAATACAAAAGGGTTATGTACATCGTCAAATTGATGATTATTTTGGCTGATATTAGCTTTTCATAAGTGTGTTCGAATGTCTTTCAGTCCTTAATGTTTTAGGCCCTGTTTTCGGATATTTTTCAATCTTTCGAAATTTTAGACGATGCGTTTAGATGTTTTCTGAATCTATGAATGTTTTTCAATCCTTAACACTTTTAGACTCCTTCATACTAGGATCTATTTCAATCTGGGATGATTTTAGATGTCTTTGTGTTAGAATGTGTTTCAAACTAGGCTGCTTTTAGACACCTCTGTACTCGGATGTGTTTTAACCCAAGGCGCTCTTAAATACATTCGTACTTTGATGTCTTTGTATTCAGATTGTTTCAATTTGGGACACTTTTAAACGCCTTTGCGTTTGGCTGTGTTCCAACCAGGTTGCTTTTCTATTACTTAAGCTTCTTCTTGTACCTTGTATACGAGGTCGACATCCACTCGTAAATTGTCACTATTATGAACTTCGTCAATCCTTTGCCTTTTCCAAGAGGTTTCTTTGAGCTCAATGGGGATCATGGCATTTGCTCCGTGTATGTGAGTTGGAAATATGCTTCTCTTGTCGATGATATAGGAGAGTGCAATGATATCCCCACAATATGCATGAAATTTCCTTAGCTCATAGGCCTTTCACTTAGCCAGCTTATTTCTTCAAACCATTTACTATAACATTTTTCCATGTGTTAATTTGACTGTCAGTTTGTGGATATTCTTCAAACTCCAGAAATTGTTTGAAGGTTTGCTAATGAATATTGTCAATTATTAAGAATGACAACAAAGTGGAGTAAATCATGCATGACTTTGAGCGAAATTATCCAAGTATATCCATTCCCTATTTAGTGAAGAACTAAGGAGTATCGCTTCTCAACTAAATAGGACCACACTTCTAGGCTTCGTGGAATTTTTCAATGGATATATGAGCCTCTTTCTTTGTGATTTATCTGGACTAATTTGTTattgattgtttattttgaaacaatctcaaattaaattattttgtatattactGTTGTATATTTTTCAATCCCTTAGTTTTGAGTCTCAAACTTTCCTtcatacaataatttcaaaGACTTTGAATAAAGTAACATACTAGACAAATAAAATGGTTAGGAGTAAAAACACAATTACTTGACAgagatgattttatttataaaatgtatcTCATTATAACcttattcaaaaaaatcatcTGTAAACATAAAAACCAACCTAAGGAAAAATAGTACATCATTCTTATCCAAGATTTAATTGTAGTACATTACCATGAG from Vigna radiata var. radiata cultivar VC1973A chromosome 9, Vradiata_ver6, whole genome shotgun sequence carries:
- the LOC106774322 gene encoding laccase-4; translation: MDSRLARIMLLMACILPALVECRVRHYKFHVVAKQTSRLCSSKSIVTINGKFPGPTLYAREDDTVLVKVINQVNHNVTIHWHGVRQLRTGWADGPAYVTQCPIQPGKTYVYNFTLSGQRGTLLYHAHVNWLRSTLHGALVILPKRGVPYPFPKPDDELVVVLGEWWKSDTEAIINEALKSGLAPNVSDAHTINGLPGTVTNCSSQDVYNLPVEGGKTYLLRIVNAALNEELFFKIAGHKLTVVEVDATYVKPFKIETIVIAPGQTTNVLLSADKKSGKYLVAASPFMDAPVAVDNLTATATLHYTGTLATTPTFLTTPPPKNATHVANNFISSLRGLNSKKYPVNVPQTVDHSLFFTVGLGINPCPSCKAANGSRVVASINNVTFLMPTIALLQAHYFNIKGVFTTDFPANPPHVFNYSGPGPANLNTVTATKVYKLPFNATVQVVLQDTGIIAPENHPVHLHGFNFFIVGRGVGNYNPSTDPTNFNLVDPVERNTVGVPAGGWTAIRFRADNPGVWFMHCHLEVHTTWGLKMAFLVENGNGSEQSVIPPPKDLPKC